Proteins from a single region of Vibrio sp. DW001:
- a CDS encoding VTT domain-containing protein, whose amino-acid sequence MTDWLTQGLAVSGNLTVLEIAVSIILLSYLLEDLAIITAALLAADQSISPAIALIAIFIGIATGDMALYGAGVLAAKWRGLRYRLLKNRGMRIVRSRLKHRPLLNIAIIRFIPGLRTIGFTLSGLFGIKFYQFMGAVLLATAIWTAFIFFCIYQLGSISWLSDSQWKWVIAPCAFVVLWLINRTSRKRMNTHGKGASI is encoded by the coding sequence ATGACAGATTGGCTCACGCAAGGATTGGCTGTATCAGGAAACCTCACCGTTTTAGAGATCGCTGTCTCCATCATTTTGCTCTCTTACTTGTTAGAAGATCTCGCCATCATCACCGCCGCACTATTGGCTGCTGACCAGTCCATCTCCCCCGCGATTGCTTTAATCGCCATTTTTATTGGTATCGCAACCGGAGATATGGCTTTGTATGGTGCAGGTGTACTCGCCGCAAAATGGCGGGGATTGAGATACCGCTTATTAAAAAACAGAGGGATGCGTATCGTCAGATCACGGCTCAAACACCGCCCTCTTTTAAACATTGCCATTATTCGCTTTATCCCCGGGCTAAGAACGATAGGTTTTACCTTAAGCGGCCTATTTGGCATCAAATTTTATCAATTTATGGGTGCGGTATTGTTAGCCACTGCCATTTGGACCGCATTCATATTCTTTTGTATCTACCAACTTGGTTCAATCAGTTGGTTAAGTGACAGTCAGTGGAAATGGGTTATCGCACCATGTGCCTTCGTCGTTTTATGGTTAATCAATCGAACATCAAGAAAAAGAATGAATACTCACGGGAAAGGAGCCTCCATTTGA
- a CDS encoding D-alanine--D-alanine ligase — MPEMDKSGPAVSRYEFWPTWFFYTPVIIQSLWHSLKYRSVGLPLIANPSIWLSGMVGESKKDILNLAGKEAKQWILPFCTLRKNNQSIAIQIQDALDAMESEKLAFPVVAKPDKGCRGAGVRLVHNKKQLVDYIQRFPTGADYLLQKKSDYDAEVGVFYMRYPGETKGQVFSITLKYAPYIEGDGIKTLQQLIHDDPRAGQLAKIYEERHQQKLDWVLPKGLEFRLAFAGSHSRGSIFKNGNQFITPALTEQLDAIFDDFNGFHYGRLDIKFKNIESLMAGKELQIIEINGASSEATHIWDSKTTLSEIFSTLLFQYRSLYKIGYLQKKAGHKPPKLSALFQALKEENELIKQYPSTD; from the coding sequence ATGCCTGAAATGGACAAATCTGGTCCGGCCGTTTCTCGATATGAGTTTTGGCCAACATGGTTTTTCTATACACCCGTTATTATTCAAAGCTTATGGCATAGCCTTAAATATCGAAGTGTTGGTCTGCCATTGATCGCGAACCCATCCATCTGGTTAAGCGGGATGGTAGGTGAATCGAAGAAAGATATCCTTAACCTAGCAGGTAAAGAAGCAAAGCAATGGATTCTACCTTTCTGCACCCTTAGGAAAAACAACCAATCTATCGCCATTCAGATACAAGATGCGCTCGATGCAATGGAATCCGAAAAATTGGCGTTTCCGGTCGTCGCCAAACCAGACAAAGGTTGCCGCGGGGCTGGTGTCAGATTAGTTCACAACAAAAAACAGTTGGTTGACTACATTCAACGATTCCCAACAGGGGCTGATTATCTGCTGCAAAAAAAATCTGATTATGATGCTGAAGTCGGTGTTTTCTATATGCGATACCCTGGCGAAACCAAAGGTCAGGTTTTCTCAATTACGTTAAAATACGCCCCCTATATAGAAGGTGATGGTATAAAAACGTTACAGCAGCTGATTCATGACGATCCAAGAGCAGGACAGTTAGCAAAAATCTACGAAGAGAGGCATCAGCAGAAACTCGATTGGGTTCTACCTAAAGGCTTAGAGTTCAGACTGGCGTTTGCAGGCAGCCATAGCCGCGGCAGTATATTCAAAAACGGTAATCAATTTATTACGCCCGCGCTAACAGAGCAATTGGATGCGATATTCGACGACTTCAATGGTTTCCACTACGGACGGCTGGATATCAAATTTAAAAACATTGAAAGCTTAATGGCTGGAAAAGAACTACAGATTATTGAGATCAATGGTGCAAGTAGCGAAGCCACACATATTTGGGACAGTAAGACGACATTATCAGAGATATTTTCAACCCTACTCTTCCAATACCGTTCTCTTTACAAAATAGGGTATTTACAGAAAAAAGCCGGCCATAAACCACCGAAGCTGAGTGCTTTGTTTCAAGCCTTAAAAGAAGAGAATGAACTTATTAAACAATACCCATCAACGGATTAA
- a CDS encoding DinB family protein, with protein MNNTSICPSIIGSLEAVEQSLALCALLDNNSYAFKATPYVQSSIGEHLRHILDLFFALVKQPDIGVVDYDHRRRGAPVETDLLVGISELQEIKAWLDALKTDQLDAPITILSEATISTQKVCEMTSSLRRELLFVSSHTIHHLAIIKVITTHCDIETNEHLGYAPATATYLRGQA; from the coding sequence ATGAATAATACATCTATTTGTCCATCTATTATTGGCAGTTTAGAAGCAGTAGAACAGAGCTTGGCTTTATGTGCACTACTTGATAATAACAGTTACGCATTTAAAGCGACGCCATATGTGCAAAGTTCTATCGGTGAACACCTAAGGCATATTTTGGACCTATTTTTTGCACTCGTTAAGCAACCCGATATTGGTGTTGTCGATTACGATCATCGCCGTCGTGGGGCCCCTGTCGAGACAGACCTGCTTGTGGGCATTTCCGAACTGCAAGAGATTAAAGCGTGGTTAGACGCATTGAAAACCGATCAACTTGATGCCCCAATCACCATCCTGTCAGAAGCCACTATCTCTACTCAAAAAGTGTGTGAGATGACCTCTTCATTGAGACGAGAGTTACTATTCGTCTCAAGTCATACCATCCATCATTTAGCCATAATAAAGGTAATTACAACGCACTGTGACATAGAAACTAACGAGCATTTAGGCTACGCTCCTGCTACGGCGACATATTTAAGAGGACAAGCTTAA
- a CDS encoding NRDE family protein: MCTASWLLDKTGYQVFFNRDEQIGRARARPPSQVKSESDVSFLMPVDPVGQGSWIATNELGLTLCLLNFYQGDIPEGELISRGQLVRSFAHFSSAESLTSDFIKLNLSQYAPFTLVIFDAQLSSDQGHVKALQWDGKTLVDTLPLPPLISSAVDADNVRTSRRQLFTRFNSNDESTTSRLAFHHSHEPNKGHLSPCMHRDDAHTVSFTHVIVNKDEINVNYQDGSPCMQAPYHKSALAKLDTKQKEKFA; encoded by the coding sequence ATGTGCACGGCATCGTGGCTTCTTGATAAAACGGGTTACCAAGTTTTCTTCAATAGAGATGAACAAATTGGTCGAGCGAGAGCGCGGCCACCATCTCAAGTTAAAAGTGAATCTGACGTCAGTTTTTTGATGCCAGTGGACCCTGTTGGACAGGGAAGTTGGATCGCAACCAATGAGCTTGGCCTCACGTTATGTCTTCTGAATTTTTATCAGGGTGACATCCCTGAAGGTGAGTTAATTAGCCGTGGGCAATTAGTCCGATCTTTTGCTCATTTTTCCAGCGCAGAATCATTAACCTCTGATTTCATTAAACTAAACCTAAGCCAATATGCCCCATTCACCTTGGTTATATTTGACGCACAGTTAAGTTCAGACCAAGGCCACGTAAAAGCGCTTCAATGGGATGGCAAGACATTAGTCGATACGTTGCCATTGCCTCCTCTCATTTCCAGCGCCGTTGATGCCGATAATGTACGAACCTCTCGTAGGCAACTTTTCACCCGCTTCAATTCCAACGACGAGAGCACCACATCTAGGCTCGCTTTCCACCATAGCCACGAGCCCAATAAAGGTCATCTTTCACCCTGTATGCATAGAGATGATGCCCACACGGTCAGTTTCACCCATGTGATAGTAAACAAAGACGAAATAAACGTTAACTATCAAGATGGCTCACCATGCATGCAAGCGCCCTATCATAAAAGTGCGTTAGCTAAACTCGATACCAAACAAAAAGAAAAATTTGCTTAG
- a CDS encoding YHS domain-containing (seleno)protein codes for MRKWLSSILILIASVLFTLPALAEEPVYTGFFSNKALDGYDTVAYFSHSRAMKGKSEFKLEYMGADWYFSSKGNMDKFKANPSKYAPQYGGYCAWAIAEKNDFASGDPEQWTIVDDKLYINYNRDIQNKWLKNVPKFIAQGNKNWPMLFKKNNINNE; via the coding sequence ATGAGAAAGTGGTTATCGAGTATTTTAATACTGATTGCAAGCGTATTGTTCACTCTACCAGCGCTGGCTGAAGAACCAGTATATACAGGATTCTTTAGCAACAAAGCCTTAGATGGTTACGATACCGTCGCCTATTTCTCACACAGCCGAGCGATGAAAGGCAAAAGCGAGTTCAAACTAGAATACATGGGTGCTGATTGGTATTTTTCTAGCAAAGGCAATATGGATAAGTTTAAAGCAAACCCTTCAAAGTACGCTCCGCAATATGGTGGCTATTGTGCGTGGGCAATAGCAGAAAAAAATGATTTTGCCTCTGGTGATCCCGAGCAATGGACGATAGTCGATGACAAGCTATATATAAACTACAATCGAGATATTCAAAATAAATGGCTTAAAAATGTACCTAAATTTATCGCTCAAGGGAATAAAAATTGGCCTATGTTATTCAAGAAAAATAACATTAATAATGAATAA
- a CDS encoding NUDIX domain-containing protein, with protein sequence MQFCPKCGSKSLIIQYVPTKLYTCSECSFALFQNVATAVMVAICCKDEVLIATRARNPGLGMWDFPGGFVDPDETLEQAILRELYEELDLELDLGDAIYVSSNPNTYPYKEITYKTCDTFFVVELDEKPAMTPQDDVAGINWIAITDVDLNNFAFESTKTAFKQLIKFRR encoded by the coding sequence ATGCAGTTTTGTCCTAAATGTGGTTCAAAATCACTGATTATTCAATATGTACCTACAAAGCTTTACACATGTAGCGAATGTTCATTTGCTTTGTTTCAGAATGTGGCGACGGCAGTTATGGTCGCAATTTGTTGTAAAGATGAGGTGCTCATCGCGACTCGAGCAAGGAATCCAGGTTTAGGAATGTGGGATTTCCCCGGTGGATTTGTTGATCCCGATGAAACGTTAGAACAGGCGATTTTACGGGAGCTTTATGAGGAACTTGATCTTGAACTTGATTTAGGTGATGCGATATACGTTAGCTCTAACCCTAATACCTATCCATATAAGGAAATTACGTATAAAACGTGTGATACATTTTTTGTGGTAGAGCTTGATGAAAAACCCGCTATGACACCGCAAGATGATGTGGCAGGGATCAATTGGATTGCGATTACTGATGTAGATCTTAATAATTTTGCTTTTGAATCGACAAAAACTGCGTTCAAGCAGTTAATTAAGTTTAGAAGATAA
- a CDS encoding MFS transporter produces MQTSNHRAWQNPQNFLILTSIVITIAFSSWQALLNNFVVERANFDGADIGLLQSVREIPGFLAFTVVFVLLFIREQKFMIIALAMCGLGTAATGFFPSLGGLLFTTLMMSIGFHYFETLKQSLSLQWLTKAEAPEVLGKLISVSAFASLFTYAALWLALEQLELDYIWVYLIAGSVAFMIALVLAFAFPAFETHTQQNKKLVMRKRYWLYYALTFMSGARRQIFTVFAGFLMVEKFGYSAADITLLFLINYAFNWLFARKIGRLIGRVGERKALAFEYIGLIAVFLGYAFVETAEWGAALYVVDHLFFALALAISTYFQKIADPADMASTAGVAFTINHIAAVVIPVTFGVIWLVSPAAVFLLGAGMAIVSLLLALNVPEKPAEGNEVRVLSWR; encoded by the coding sequence GTGCAAACATCTAACCACCGGGCTTGGCAAAACCCACAGAATTTTTTGATACTTACTTCTATTGTTATCACTATCGCCTTTTCGAGTTGGCAGGCTTTACTGAATAATTTTGTGGTGGAACGTGCAAATTTTGATGGTGCCGATATTGGTCTTCTTCAAAGTGTTCGAGAAATCCCAGGGTTTTTAGCCTTTACCGTCGTGTTTGTTCTTCTATTTATCCGTGAACAGAAGTTTATGATTATTGCGTTGGCAATGTGTGGGCTAGGTACTGCTGCGACTGGATTTTTTCCATCTCTTGGCGGGTTACTGTTTACAACACTAATGATGTCTATTGGGTTCCATTACTTTGAGACATTAAAGCAATCACTCTCTTTACAATGGTTAACGAAAGCAGAAGCACCAGAGGTGTTAGGTAAGCTTATCTCAGTTAGTGCTTTTGCTTCGCTTTTTACCTACGCAGCACTCTGGTTGGCGCTTGAACAGCTAGAGTTAGACTACATTTGGGTTTATCTTATCGCCGGTAGCGTCGCTTTTATGATCGCGTTGGTGCTTGCGTTCGCCTTCCCAGCCTTTGAAACCCATACCCAACAGAATAAAAAGCTTGTCATGAGAAAGCGATATTGGCTTTACTACGCTTTGACGTTTATGAGTGGTGCAAGGCGACAAATATTTACGGTATTTGCCGGGTTTTTGATGGTAGAAAAATTTGGATATTCTGCAGCGGATATTACCTTACTCTTTCTTATTAACTACGCGTTCAACTGGTTATTCGCAAGGAAAATTGGGCGACTGATTGGCCGGGTTGGAGAACGAAAGGCACTCGCGTTTGAATACATTGGTTTGATCGCCGTTTTTCTTGGCTACGCCTTTGTGGAAACTGCGGAGTGGGGCGCCGCTCTTTATGTCGTCGATCATCTGTTTTTTGCCTTGGCCTTAGCCATTAGCACTTATTTTCAAAAGATTGCTGATCCAGCGGATATGGCGTCAACAGCTGGGGTCGCCTTCACTATAAATCATATCGCAGCAGTGGTTATTCCCGTTACGTTTGGTGTTATTTGGCTTGTTTCACCGGCGGCGGTTTTTCTATTGGGAGCGGGCATGGCGATTGTGTCGCTATTACTTGCGCTGAACGTACCTGAAAAACCAGCGGAAGGTAACGAAGTCAGAGTACTGAGTTGGCGATAA
- a CDS encoding HAD-IA family hydrolase gives MIELVIFDCDGTLVDSELLCNQALEWKLAELGIIIAAQELVDRFRGVKFNDILATIEDEHSMTLPEHFERKYREKVKALFAESLRANEGVKELLENVQLPICVASSAPRAKIDQALTITGLKTFFNNNIFSCYDIEIWKPQPDIFLHTARKMGYKPKNCLVVEDSPVGIQAAQAAGMNVVLYDPHQIHADIDVEYRVSSMHDIRALLS, from the coding sequence GTGATTGAATTAGTGATATTTGATTGTGACGGTACGCTTGTTGATAGCGAACTTTTGTGCAATCAAGCCCTAGAATGGAAGCTGGCGGAATTAGGTATAATCATTGCCGCTCAAGAACTGGTTGATAGGTTCCGTGGCGTTAAGTTTAATGACATTCTTGCCACAATAGAAGACGAACATTCAATGACGTTGCCCGAACATTTTGAGAGGAAATATCGAGAAAAAGTGAAAGCATTATTTGCGGAGTCACTGAGGGCAAACGAAGGGGTTAAGGAACTGCTTGAGAATGTTCAGTTACCAATATGTGTTGCCTCTTCTGCACCTCGAGCAAAAATTGATCAGGCATTGACAATCACTGGCCTGAAAACGTTTTTTAATAACAATATTTTTAGTTGTTATGATATTGAAATTTGGAAGCCTCAACCTGATATATTTTTGCATACCGCAAGAAAAATGGGTTATAAACCCAAGAACTGTCTAGTCGTTGAAGATAGCCCTGTCGGGATCCAAGCGGCTCAAGCTGCTGGAATGAATGTTGTCCTATATGACCCTCATCAAATCCATGCTGATATTGATGTTGAATATCGCGTGTCATCAATGCACGACATTCGCGCATTATTGTCATAG
- a CDS encoding GNAT family protein → MFYREIDSEVKLALVHKSFAPRYAELAKDNFEYLEEWLAWPPHCKSKLDFEEFVQRSLHDYADGKSMVCGVFYKNELVGNASFNSIAHHLKKVEIGYWLAKPYQGKGIMARVCATLIEIAFVELDMQKVQISAATGNKPSRAICERLGMTLEGIITQQEYLGGRLVDHAIYALHKENQL, encoded by the coding sequence GTGTTTTATAGAGAAATTGACAGTGAAGTAAAGCTTGCGTTAGTACACAAATCATTTGCCCCGCGATACGCCGAATTGGCCAAAGATAATTTTGAATACCTTGAAGAATGGCTTGCTTGGCCCCCTCATTGTAAAAGTAAGCTCGATTTCGAAGAATTTGTTCAGCGTTCTTTGCATGATTATGCTGATGGCAAATCCATGGTTTGTGGTGTTTTTTATAAGAATGAGTTGGTCGGAAATGCGAGCTTTAACTCCATTGCCCATCATCTGAAAAAAGTAGAGATAGGTTATTGGCTTGCCAAACCTTATCAGGGTAAAGGTATCATGGCGCGTGTATGTGCAACACTTATAGAAATAGCGTTTGTAGAACTTGATATGCAGAAGGTACAGATTTCCGCCGCGACTGGGAATAAACCAAGCCGAGCAATCTGTGAACGATTGGGAATGACCCTTGAAGGCATAATCACTCAACAGGAATATCTTGGTGGTCGCCTTGTGGACCACGCCATTTATGCTTTACATAAAGAGAATCAATTGTGA
- a CDS encoding GNAT family N-acetyltransferase: MIKLRKMRDDEFLAYRQYSMLAYGRDLAENYGYTLSKASDVADHKLKECFPDGVEASDHEMYCIEFGVESAAQLVGYLWYKMMPADKAAFIYDFYVFKDFRGCGIGTQVLSELETRLIENGIEFLNLRVATNNERAQRLYQKLAFNVTGYNMTKRLTGE; this comes from the coding sequence ATGATAAAACTCAGAAAAATGCGAGATGATGAGTTTTTGGCCTATCGACAGTACTCAATGCTGGCGTATGGAAGAGACTTGGCGGAGAATTATGGTTACACGTTGAGTAAAGCATCGGATGTTGCGGATCATAAACTAAAAGAATGTTTTCCTGATGGTGTGGAAGCCAGCGATCATGAAATGTACTGTATTGAGTTTGGTGTTGAGTCGGCAGCCCAATTAGTTGGATATCTGTGGTACAAAATGATGCCGGCAGATAAAGCCGCCTTTATTTATGACTTTTATGTGTTCAAGGACTTCCGGGGTTGCGGTATCGGAACACAGGTGTTGTCGGAATTAGAAACTCGCTTAATTGAAAACGGAATTGAGTTTCTTAATCTAAGAGTGGCGACCAATAATGAGCGTGCCCAAAGACTGTATCAAAAGTTGGCATTCAACGTAACCGGATACAATATGACCAAAAGGTTGACTGGTGAATAG
- a CDS encoding RNA-binding protein, producing MKLLVRNLARNTTEQEIRILFSAFGTVKQCNLVLDQETGLSKGFAFVEMPEKSEGIAAIAGLNQTEVANNKIRVKSANQ from the coding sequence ATGAAACTTTTAGTGCGCAACCTTGCTCGCAATACCACAGAACAAGAAATTCGTATCCTATTCTCCGCGTTTGGTACAGTAAAACAGTGCAACTTAGTGTTAGATCAAGAGACAGGGCTGTCAAAAGGATTTGCATTTGTTGAAATGCCAGAAAAAAGCGAAGGGATAGCAGCAATTGCCGGCCTAAATCAGACCGAAGTTGCGAATAACAAAATAAGAGTAAAGTCAGCCAATCAGTAA
- a CDS encoding type 1 glutamine amidotransferase domain-containing protein, which yields MTNTTAKKILMVLTSHADLGNTGKKTGFWVEEFASPYYAFLDAGIEITLASPAGGQPPIDPSSELEDFQTAATKRFDEDQAGQQRLASTLKLEDMNESDFDAVFYPGGHGPLWDLVDDANSVKLVESFLANNKPVAAVCHATAVLLNAKDSEGEYVVKAKAVTGFSNTEEEAVQLTDVVPFLLEDELKNRGAEYQKVSDWASFVVQDGLIVTGQNPASSESAAEKLLGML from the coding sequence ATGACGAACACAACAGCAAAAAAAATACTGATGGTACTTACTTCACACGCAGATCTCGGCAATACAGGTAAAAAAACGGGTTTTTGGGTTGAAGAGTTTGCTTCACCTTACTATGCGTTTTTAGATGCGGGGATTGAGATTACTTTGGCGTCACCAGCGGGCGGACAACCACCGATTGACCCTAGTAGTGAGTTAGAAGATTTTCAGACGGCGGCAACAAAACGTTTCGACGAAGACCAAGCGGGACAACAGCGTCTCGCGAGTACACTGAAACTTGAAGATATGAATGAATCAGATTTCGATGCGGTATTCTATCCAGGCGGTCACGGTCCGTTATGGGATTTGGTCGACGACGCCAACTCTGTGAAGTTAGTGGAATCCTTCTTAGCAAACAATAAACCTGTAGCTGCAGTTTGCCACGCAACAGCGGTTCTACTTAATGCAAAGGATTCCGAAGGCGAGTATGTGGTGAAAGCAAAAGCGGTTACAGGATTTAGTAACACAGAAGAAGAAGCGGTTCAGCTTACAGACGTCGTTCCATTTTTACTGGAAGATGAGTTGAAGAACCGCGGTGCAGAATATCAAAAAGTAAGCGATTGGGCGTCGTTTGTAGTACAAGACGGACTTATCGTAACGGGCCAAAACCCGGCGAGCTCAGAGTCAGCGGCAGAAAAATTGTTGGGTATGTTATAA
- a CDS encoding LysR family transcriptional regulator has protein sequence MNVSIEQLKSMVVFTHIVEQGSFSAAAKKVELSRTVVSYHMKKLENNLGVKLLNRSTRSISLTEAGKAYYESCRVITEQAQFAQQKMDNFKNEPQGLIKITCPVNVGLQLIVPALNEFKEQFPKIDLDVMLSDDVINIIQEGIDLAIRGAPLPDSGLQAIKLSTLPTCLCASPDYFNRYGRPKSPTELDGHTWVVYKQTSTTLEITKGSRSFRVKAKGSISTNNAAARTAFVEGGHGLGRIPLYDVTPKLKLGKLETILDDYRLAPINVYGVFPPGASESKKLRVLLDFLKSYFANRDARERRSLS, from the coding sequence ATGAACGTATCAATTGAACAGCTTAAAAGCATGGTCGTGTTTACCCATATTGTAGAACAAGGTAGCTTTAGTGCCGCCGCAAAAAAAGTTGAGCTGTCTAGAACGGTGGTGAGTTACCACATGAAAAAATTAGAAAACAACTTGGGCGTGAAGCTTCTCAACCGTTCCACGCGAAGTATATCGCTTACGGAGGCAGGGAAAGCGTATTACGAAAGCTGTAGGGTCATCACTGAGCAAGCACAGTTTGCACAGCAGAAGATGGATAATTTTAAGAACGAACCACAAGGGCTGATTAAGATTACCTGCCCTGTTAACGTGGGGTTACAATTAATCGTCCCTGCGCTCAACGAATTTAAAGAACAATTTCCAAAGATAGATTTAGATGTCATGTTATCCGACGATGTCATTAATATCATTCAAGAAGGCATCGATCTTGCGATTCGAGGCGCGCCTCTACCGGATTCAGGATTACAAGCCATTAAATTATCGACACTTCCCACTTGTTTGTGTGCCTCCCCAGACTACTTCAATCGATATGGTCGCCCAAAAAGCCCAACCGAACTTGATGGTCATACATGGGTTGTCTATAAGCAAACATCGACAACTTTAGAGATAACGAAGGGCTCTCGTTCATTTCGAGTCAAAGCAAAAGGAAGTATTTCAACCAACAACGCAGCGGCAAGAACGGCATTTGTAGAAGGTGGGCATGGTCTAGGGCGAATTCCACTCTATGATGTCACACCAAAGCTTAAGCTAGGGAAATTAGAAACTATATTAGACGATTACCGCCTTGCACCGATCAATGTATACGGAGTCTTTCCTCCTGGCGCTTCGGAATCCAAAAAGCTTCGGGTGTTACTCGATTTTCTCAAATCTTATTTTGCCAACAGAGACGCAAGAGAGAGACGCAGCCTATCTTGA
- a CDS encoding HD-GYP domain-containing protein codes for MHSEIKISELKIGMYVVEITEQKSNFRLSNASWIRNQSALEQLQKSGVTKVLVDPAKRKYPKSTNPLKSAQSKSAFEHLEKTQEILNESKEVQRKVFENIQNGLQIDIDEVKKTTRNYINTLFENPNAIGCLQNIRDKDQYLLEHSLGVATLTAMFARYLKLDEEVIQHMAIGAILHDIGKVDIPDRILYKPSRLTTAEFDVMKSHVTESIKRLKQTSGVSKLSLNTAALHHEKLNGSGYPIGLEESDIPINGRIIAICDVFDALTATRCYKQSFTHTKAFEIIRRMAAEGELDEILVKRFIDCVGSYPAGSVVELSSDKLAIVDNRNIQDTTKPRVYSFYDLTTRQYCDVSYIDLETIENVQIVKCIKAEQYGLNMGDSVDYISKNRTKSI; via the coding sequence ATGCATAGTGAAATCAAGATTTCAGAACTCAAAATAGGTATGTACGTCGTTGAGATTACAGAACAAAAAAGTAATTTTCGCTTAAGTAATGCGAGTTGGATTAGAAACCAATCTGCTCTTGAACAACTTCAAAAGTCTGGGGTGACCAAGGTATTGGTTGATCCCGCAAAACGAAAATACCCCAAGTCTACTAACCCGCTCAAATCCGCTCAAAGTAAGAGTGCGTTTGAGCATTTAGAAAAAACTCAAGAAATCCTAAATGAATCCAAAGAGGTACAACGGAAGGTTTTTGAAAACATCCAAAATGGGCTGCAAATTGATATAGACGAAGTAAAAAAAACGACTCGCAACTATATTAATACCTTGTTCGAAAATCCTAATGCTATCGGTTGCTTACAAAACATTAGAGACAAAGATCAATACCTATTAGAACATTCTCTCGGTGTCGCCACCTTGACTGCCATGTTCGCCCGATACTTAAAACTAGATGAAGAAGTTATTCAACATATGGCTATCGGCGCAATATTGCATGATATTGGTAAAGTTGATATTCCTGACCGAATTCTCTATAAACCCTCTCGCCTTACAACGGCAGAGTTTGATGTGATGAAATCCCACGTTACTGAATCGATTAAAAGGCTTAAGCAGACTTCTGGTGTATCAAAACTCTCATTAAATACTGCCGCTCTGCACCACGAAAAATTAAATGGCAGTGGCTACCCAATAGGTTTAGAAGAGAGTGACATCCCTATTAATGGTCGAATCATCGCGATTTGTGACGTATTTGATGCACTAACAGCAACCCGTTGTTATAAACAGAGCTTCACCCATACCAAGGCATTTGAAATTATTCGAAGAATGGCTGCCGAAGGAGAATTAGACGAAATATTGGTAAAAAGATTTATCGACTGCGTTGGTTCTTATCCTGCTGGATCCGTTGTTGAGCTTAGCTCTGACAAACTGGCCATTGTCGATAACAGAAACATTCAAGATACAACCAAGCCTCGCGTATACTCTTTTTATGACCTGACAACACGGCAATACTGTGATGTGAGTTATATCGATTTGGAAACCATCGAAAACGTTCAGATTGTGAAATGCATCAAAGCTGAACAATATGGGCTGAATATGGGTGATTCGGTCGACTATATCTCTAAAAATCGCACGAAATCAATCTAG